From Penicillium digitatum chromosome 5, complete sequence, one genomic window encodes:
- a CDS encoding Glutaredoxin 2, producing MFSTRALLSPARLTLFTRAGCGLCDTAKNTVVQLQKRRSFEYVETDIMEPGNKSWKDVYELDVPVLHVQSVHNGLPKEANLSDARKLFHRWTEQDVERSVDEAEKANSR from the coding sequence ATGTTTTCCACGCGTGCCCTTCTCAGCCCAGCCCGCTTGACTTTGTTTACGCGCGCAGGCTGTGGCCTTTGCGATACCGCCAAAAACAccgtggttcagctccagaAACGGCGCTCCTTTGAATACGTCGAAACGGACATCATGGAACCGGGGAACAAATCTTGGAAGGATGTTTATGAGCTTGATGTTCCAGTTCTCCATGTCCAGTCAGTTCATAACGGGCTGCCCAAGGAAGCCAATCTCTCCGATGCGCGCAAATTGTTCCATCGATGGACAGAGCAGGACGTCGAGCGATCGGTAGATGAAGCGGAAAAAGCAAATTCCAGATGA
- a CDS encoding Cysteine/histidine-rich domain yields the protein MAGKCIHKACGKTFTDPEEDCVYHPGPPVFHEGQKGWKCCKPRVLTFEEFLGIPPCTTGKHSTVDDTPAPEPKAEDVTAPPTPAEQRKSERLPISATPTIATAAPPAKPVIDEPESDDPDVEIPANATCRRRSCGASYTGSTARDEEKCVHHPGQPVFHEGSKGWSCCKRRVLEFDEFLKIPGCTEKTRHMFVGKAKPAGEEKVDSVRNDFYQTPTAVNVSLYLKKIDKQRAKVQFAANSIIFDLPTTDNKRYQDTYSLFAPIDADKSTFRVLGTKLDLSLIKADGASWPVLRSDDKWTGERIQIGNAGHA from the exons ATGGCAGGCAAGTGCATCCACAAAGCGTGTGGAAAGACCTTCACCGACCCGGAGGAAGACTGCGTATATCATCCGGGTCCCCCAGTGTTCCACGAGGGGCAGAAAG GCTGGAAATGCTGCAAGCCTCGCGTCTTAACCTTCGAGGAATTCCTCGGCATCCCGCCATGCACAACTGGCAAGCATTCCACCGTTGACGACACACCAGCGCCCGAGCCCAAGGCTGAGGATGTCACTGCTCCTCCTACACCGGCTGAGCAGAGGAAGTCCGAGCGGCTACCCATCTCCGCTACCCCAACTATCGCAACTGCGGCGCCGCCTGCGAAGCCAGTCATCGATGAGCCTGAGTCTGATGATCCCGATGTGGAAATCCCCGCTAATGCAACATGCCGTCGGAGGAGTTGTGGCGCGTCCTACACCGGGTCTACTGCTCGTGATGAGGAGAAGTGCGTCCACCACCCGGGCCAGCCGGTCTTCCACGAGGGCAGCAAGGGGTGGTCCTGTTGCAAACGTCGGGTGCTCGAGTTCGATGAGTTCCTGAAGATCCCCGGATGCACAGAGAAGACGAGACACATGTTTGTTGGCAAGGCCAAGCCCGCGGGCGAAGAGAAGGTGGATTCAGTCAG AAACGATTTCTACCAAACGCCCACCGCCGTCAACGTCTCCCTATACCTCAAGAAGATTGACAAGCAACGAGCCAAGGTTCAGTTTGCTGCCAACTCGATTATCTTCGACCTTCCTACCACGGACAACAAGCGCTACCAGGATACATACAGCCTCTTTGCGCCTATTGACGCAGATAAATCAACTTTCCGCGTGTTGGGCACCAAGCTAGATTTGAGCTTGATCAAGGCCGACGGTGCTAGCTGGCCGGTGTTGCGCAGTGATGACAAGTGGACGGGAGAGCGCATCCAGATTGGCAATGCTGGACATGCTTGA
- a CDS encoding Catabolic 3-dehydroquinase 1, with protein MGKSILLINGPNLNLLGTREPHIYGHTTLSDVESNSREVAASYGAVLESFQSNHEGAIVDRIQAARGKVDGIIINPGAYTHTSVAIRDALLGVAIPFIELHVSNVHAREPWRHHSYFSDKAAGIIVGLGVYGYKVAVEHVCVNFEELEKEAKAAL; from the coding sequence ATGGGCAAATCCATCCTCTTAATCAATGGCCCAAACCTGAACCTCCTGGGTACACGCGAACCGCACATCTACGGACACACAACACTTTCCGATGTAGAGTCGAACAGCCGCGAGGTGGCCGCCAGCTATGGTGCCGTTCTTGAATCTTTCCAGTCGAACCACGAAGGCGCTATCGTGGACCGCATCCAGGCGGCGCGTGGCAAAGTCGACGggatcatcatcaatccgGGCGCATACACTCATACATCCGTTGCAATCCGCGATGCCTTGCTCGGGGTCGCCATTCCCTTCATCGAGCTCCATGTGAGCAATGTACATGCGCGCGAGCCTTGGCGACATCACTCATACTTCAGCGATAAGGCTGCGGGCATTATTGTTGGTCTCGGGGTTTATGGGTATAAGGTCGCTGTTGAGCATGTTTGTGTTAATTttgaggagctggagaaggaggctaAGGCTGCGCTATGA
- a CDS encoding Ethanolamine kinase, putative — MGSTKTTPDFRYIPLSYSHADSQASALRLILTLNPDWEGPGNNIEFVRFTDGITNTLLKIINLRPGLTEEQIDNEAVLMRAYGNGTEILIDRERETKSHALLASRGLAPPLLARFKNGLLYRFIRGRPCGHLDLVSPPIWRGVARRLAQWHANLPSSGATSVEEASVAEIADIQDDEIAAIQPRRAGPSMWAVLQKWVLALPVTTPEQRARRLSLQAELQWALDILDDGKGIGEDGLVFSHCDLLCANVIVLPSDNGVLTPEDGIAPVNFIDYEYAVPAPAAFDISNHLAEWGGYDCDYNMMPTKSVRRQFLTDYTKSYCEQRGLDASSQAEIVDLLYEDVDRFRGIPGLYWGVWALIQAQISQIDFDYASYAETRLGEYYAWKREVDGSRKQAGEEMPLRESRWASEA, encoded by the exons ATGGGCTCGACGAAGACCACGCCTGATTTCCGATACATTCCCCTATCATATAGCCATGCCGACTCTCAGGCATCTGCTCTCAGGCTTATCCTGACCCTGAACCCCGACTGGGAGGGACCTGGCAACAATATTGAGTTTGTGCGATTCACCGACGGCATCACCAACACC CTTTTGAAAATCATCAACCTGAGACCCGGCCTGACGGAGGAGCAAATAGACAATGAGGCAGTGCTGATGAGGGCGTACGGAAATGGCACAGAGATCCTCATAGATCGCGAAA GAGAAACGAAGTCTCACGCACTCTTGGCCAGCCGCGGCCTGGCCCCGCCTCTCCTCGCTCGATTCAAAAACGGCCTGCTCTACCGCTTCATCCGCGGCCGACCATGTGGTCACCTGGATCTAGTATCCCCGCCCATCTGGCGCGGTGTCGCCCGCCGCCTGGCGCAGTGGCACGCCAACCTGCCTAGTAGCGGAGCCACGTCCGTTGAGGAAGCCTCTGTGGCCGAGATCGCGGACATCCAGGACGACGAGATCGCCGCAATCCAGCCCCGGCGCGCGGGCCCGTCTATGTGGGCGGTGTTGCAGAAGTGGGTGTTGGCTTTACCGGTCACCACGCCCGAGCAGCGCGCTCGTCGGTTGAGTTTGCAAGCAGAGTTGCAGTGGGCTTTGGATATTCTAGATGATGGAAAGGGAATTGGTGAAGACGGG CTGGTTTTCTCGCACTGCGATCTTCTCTGTGCCAACGTCATTGTTCTTCCGAGCGATAACGGCGTTCTGACTCCCGAAGACGGCATCGCGCCTGTCAACTTCATCGATTACGAATATGCAGTCCCTGCGCCCGCGGCCTTCGATATTTCAAACCACCTTGCTGAGTGGGGTGGCTACGACTGCGATTACAACATGATGCCGACAAAGTCTGTGCGCCGCCAGTTCCTCACTGACTACACGAAGAGCTACTGTGAACAACGCGGCCTTGACGCTTCGTCCCAGGCTGAGATTGTCGACCTGCTGTATGAGGATGTTGATCGCTTCCGTGGTATCCCCGGTCTCTACTG GGGCGTTTGGGCACTCATTCAAGCGCAAATCTCCCAGATCGATTTTGACTATGCCAGCTACGCTGAGACCCGTCTCGGCGAGTATTACGCATGGAAACGCGAGGTGGACGGGAGCCGCAAGCAAGCTGGCGAGGAGATGCCGCTGCGGGAGTCTCGCTGGGCGTCGGAGGCGTAA
- a CDS encoding Fungal transcriptional regulatory protein, N-terminal, whose translation MSAGSTEQLAVKDCPTCQKRRIKCDRGIPTCRKCGKRNLECPGYGLQLKWVQGVSSRGSLRSKAFPSLNAPITGSEWPPSEVLSDTRTTGNGINALDRYCSMTRFSRGPIPSPASELCFSQARPLHVSRLLSWFNDRVAHRLAWVPQQNAWRHMILPMAESSETVLSSILAIAAHDLVSEYSPNDLGHGTFQQMSINYQNKSLALLAQELNGLSTSSTSALQASTTSAYTLASVILLCNNEFMKPQGAGWRVHLSAAKEIILAAGNRPCQHHQLACIEQFLMLEFYEASVWADLTAFDNYNMAIKSPPASAENAVFTDFIRLIDHITRLERLRFCSETIEQASSYGPTQDVQSQIESARNNLMRLSDSIPFSSEADQIGFELVVWMYYHATIIYSHQALSEDATPNDDVRKSRDEILRYAQFLSETRDGTFAQDLVWPLFMAGTELRGHLTGQKVIQECFGNVMRISRSLDRARVLSFVETWWNDPGTYPSWIDMARKQSQSSQCDFLIV comes from the exons ATGTCCGCAGGTTCTACGGAACAGTTGGCTGTTAAAG ATTGTCCAACGTGTCAAAAGCGACGTATAAAGTGCGATCGGGGCATTCCCACCTGCCGTAAATGCGGGAAACGCAATTTAGAATGCCCAGGCTATGGCCTGCAGCTCAAATGGGTCCAGGGCGTCTCTAGCCGCGGTAGTCTGCGGAGCAAAGCATTTCCCTCCCTCAATGCTCCCATTACAGGATCAGAATGGCCTCCTTCGGAGGTCTTATCAGATACTCGTACAACTGGTAACGGAATAAATGCTCTGGACCGGTACTGTTCCATGACACGTTTCTCACGGGGACCTATTCCATCACCCGCTTCGGAACTGTGCTTTTCGCAAGCTCGACCACTGCATGTTTCTCGGTTGCTCTCCTGGTTCAACGACCGAGTCGCCCATCGGCTTGCGTGGGTTCCGCAACAAAATGCATGGCGCCATATGATTCTACCAATGGCGGAGAGCTCCGAAACAGTCCTTTCTTCCATTCTCGCTATCGCTGCCCATGATCTGGTATCGGAGTATTCTCCCAATGACCTGGGACATGGAACGTTCCAGCAGATGTCGATCAACTATCAAAATAAATCCCTTGCCCTGTTGGCTCAAGAGTTGAACGGTCTTTCTACATCGTCTACGTCGGCACTGCAAGCGAGCACAACATCTGCCTACACCCTGGCATCTGTGATTCTTCTCTGCAATAATGAGTTTATGAAACCCCAAGGTGCCGGGTGGAGGGTTCATCTCTCAGCTGCGAAGGAGATCATCCTAGCGGCAGGGAACCGACCATGCCAACACCACCAGCTAGCCTGCATCGAACAGTTTCTCATGTTGGAATTCTATGAGGCTTCGGTGTGGGCTGATTTGACGGCTTTCGATAACTACAACATGGCGATCAAATCTCCTCCGGCTAGCGCCGAGAATGCAGTCTTCACCGACTTCATTCGGCTAATAGACCATATCACCCGCCTTGAGCGTCTGAGATTTTGTTCTGAGACAATCGAGCAGGCTTCATCATACGGCCCGACCCAAGACGTCCAGTCGCAGATTGAGTCAGCTAGAAACAACTTGATGCGTCTCAGTGATTCCATTCCCTTTTCCTCCGAAGCGGATCAAATTGGCTTTGAACTGGTAGTGTGGATGTACTACCACGCAaccatcatctacagtcaTCAGGCTTTATCAGAGGATGCTACTCCTAATGATGACGTGCGGAAGTCTCGGGATGAAATCCTCCGCTATGCACAATTTCTCTCCGAGACTCGGGACGGCACGTTTGCCCAGGACCTTGTCTGGCCACTTTTCATGGCAGGAACTGAGCTACGAGGACATCTGACCGGTCAAAAGGTCATTCAGGAATGCTTTGGAAATGTCATGCGTATCAGCCGTAGTCTGGATAGAGCGCGTGTTCTCTCGTTCGTTGAGACCTGGTGGAACGACCCTGGTACTTATCCATCTTGGATTGACATGGCTCGAAAGCAATCCCAATCTTCGCAGTGTGACTTTCTCATTGTATAA
- a CDS encoding C6 transcription factor QutA, putative, which produces MSAEQRQAAGASSKTKRRWTDPEDDGKATGEPKRQRVSRACDSCRSKKDKCDGVQPVCSTCASLCRPCTYKANPKKRGLPTGYIRSLELLWGLVFQKIQGSEDVMRALMRSVNLPSHLATMGKETEGSDALLASFKNSKVLRDIERILIVLEQPEEERERNLQTHGEGETPLDVERILSSAEAQEWQIPEGIEARETPLPGLSPTRTAVGIAPTQYTGPRPTTDCGIQTTTPDDRLLSSFTLPSNPDYPRSLSTKTFLQLPYNAWPLFDVYFSYTQCWFPILEKHDILRTAFHYTEGDVYASCLTPGSGEHAALWAVLTLASLQYASISASSEIEEQPIDQMTPSQMYSTARQLIPPESGPHEIGHVQALLILGLVKFGQQEWTGSWMLVGQAVRIAHALGLDQPSYPSLSKTPDQEKQIGRAKHVFLGCFVLETLIAETISQFPSLRKGDLARIGSINEDGLEEWHPWEDQTGLRPAQSSRTSMQRGPLHALSTFNRLVSVVSILNDLCCCKHDPTISRSQLEQLELQLQRWVTELPKSYRVNLHSHPVRLASPHIFVLEMTYESVVIALSSQIAIREHDQKITEPPHKIRATESSKRLLQLLQAYMETYSFSATPPTFGLMLQFGLPRSNHRDLPSVLDAGLRNNIHNFSSQLSVLWTMQDQKAASRNVPERSQLLAPSPAVSRHVDASAGGDMTIPLSLSIATPSHLLPTTHATHAPQNTINAAAVPEHPFLSTPWLRTTQHIEDVSLLRTPSSLTSVGGTSDVPQHQGQLDSSLNSGLPHPTSVASESHYSTRMLVDLSPSYHHTAQYDPTAYHDPSVNMGTLIDIDGYSRLRRQRIAPDLDALFDELASLDGAEKADNQPEFMQNLGFVSDVGIPELYSFPGQIEHFLLAQTQQLANNGASSGIRRESQPLNISGAPK; this is translated from the exons ATGAGCGCTGAACAGCGCCAGGCCGCGGGCGCTAGTAGCAAAACCAAACGACGATGGACCGACCCAGAAGATGATGGGAAGGCGACGGGGGAACCGAAGCGTCAGCGAGTCTCACGCGCGTGTGATAGTTGCCGGTCTAAAAAGGACAAATGCGATGGAGTACAACCAGTGTGCTCGACTTGTGCATCGCTCTGCCGACCCTGTACCTATAAGGCCAACCCGAAGAAGCGAGGCCTGCCCACCGGCTACATTCGCTCGCTGGAGTTGCTATGGGGGCTGGTCttccaaaagatccaagGCAGTGAAGATGTCATGCGAGCTTTGATGCGATCGGTCAATCTTCCGAGTCATTTGGCTACGATGGGCAAGGAAACGGAGGGGTCCGATGCATTGCTAGCTTCCTTCAAAAATAGCAAGGTTCTCAGAGACATTGAACGCATTCTGATAGTACTGGAACAGCCGGAGGAGGAAAGAGAGCGAAATCTCCAGACACATGGCGAGGGAGAGACACCTCTAGATGTCGAACGGATTCTTTCTTCCGCTGAGGCACAGGAGTGGCAGATCCCGGAAGGCATAGAAGCTCGTGAGACGCCATTGCCAGGATTATCGCCGACTCGAACCGCGGTGGGTATCGCTCCAACGCAATATACCGGACCACGCCCGACTACAGATTGCGGTATCCAGACAACTACACCAGACGACCGACTCTTGTCCTCGTTCACCCTCCCATCCAATCCTGATTACCCTCGATCGCTCTCCACGAAAACCTTTCTTCAACTCCCCTACAACGCATGGCCCCTTTTTGATGTGTATTTCTCCTATACGCAATGTTGGTTTCCCATTCTCGAAAAGCATGACATCCTTCGCACCGCTTTTCACTATACCGAAGGCGACGTATACGCATCGTGTTTAACTCCCGGGTCTGGGGAGCACGCAGCCTTGTGGGCTGTTCTCACTCTCGCCTCGCTCCAGTATGCCTCTATCTCAGCCTCCAGCGAAATAGAGGAGCAGCCAATTGATCAGATGACGCCATCACAAATGTATTCCACTGCTCGGCAATTGATTCCGCCTGAAAGTGGGCCGCACGAAATCGGACACGTGCAAGCATTATTGATCTTGGGTCTGGTCAAATTCGGACAGCAAGAATGGACTGGCTCCTGGATGCTTGTTGGTCAGGCTGTTCGGATTGCGCATGCACTAGGTCTCGATCAACCGTCATATCCGTCATTGTCGAAAACTCCAGATCAAGAAAAGCAGATTGGTCGAGCAAAACATGTGTTTTTGGGTTGCTTTGTTCTCGAGACCCTTATTGCAGAAACAATCTCACAATTCCCATCCCTGCGAAAGGGTGACTTGGCCAGGATAGGCTCTATCAATGAGGACGGTCTTGAGGAATGGCATCCTTGGGAAGATCAAACTGGGTTACGGCCAGCCCAATCCTCGCGAACGTCTATGCAGCGCGGTCCCCTTCACGCGTTGAGCACTTTCAATCGCCTCGTAAGCGTCGTATCGATTTTGAATGATCTATGCTGTTGCAAGCACGATCCAACCATATCTCGATCACAGCTGGAGCAACTGGAGTTACAATTACAGCGCTGGGTAACAGAATTGCCAAAGAGCTACCGTGTCAATCTGCACAGCCACCCTGTGAGACTGGCTTCTCCGCATATCTTTGTGTTAGAGATGACATATGAAAGCGTTGTCATTGCTCTCAGCTCTCAAATTGCTATTCGTGAACATGATCAGAAAATTACTGAACCTCCTCACAAAATCCGTGCCACAGAAAGCTCGAAAAGGCTTTTGCAATTGCTTCAGGCCTATATGGAGACATACAGCTTTTCAGCCACTCCACCAACCTTCGGTCTGATGCTTCAATTTGGCCTCCCGCGGTCCAATCATAGGGACCTCCCGTCAGTCCTTGATGCGGGGTTACGAAACAACATTCACAATTTTTCCTCCCAGCTTTCTGTTTTGTGGACCATGCAAGACCAAAAAGCCGCCAGTCGAAATGTACCAGAAAGATCTCAACTACTGGCTCCTTCTCCTGCGGTTTCACGGCACGTTGATGCCTCTGCCGGTGGAGATATGACAATCCCCCTATCGCTCTCAATAGCCACACCTTCACATCTTCTTCCTACCACACATGCGACACATGCTCCCCAGAATACTATCAATGCCGCGGCTGTCCCTGAACACCCATTCCTCTCCACACCTTGGCTTAGAACCACACAACACATCGAAGATGTATCTCTTCTCCGCACGCCTTCATCCCTAACCTCCGTTGGGGGCACCTCCGATGTTCCTCAACATCAGGGTCAATTGGATAGCTCTCTCAACTCTGGGCTTCCTCATCCTACATCGGTGGCTAGCGAATCCCATTATAGTACCAGGATGCTTGTCGATCTTTCGCCATCATACCATCACACTGCACAATACGATCCAACGGCATATCACGACCCATCGGTCAACATGGGCACACTTATTGACATTGATGGCTATTCACGTCTGCGGAGGCAACGAATCGCTCCAGATCTCGATGCATTATTTGATGAGCTGGCGTCATTGGATGGTGCCGAAAA AGCCGACAATCAACCAGAGTTTATGCAGAACCTAGGTTTTGTCTCTGATGTGGGAATTCCTGAGCTCTATTCGTTCCCCGGTCAGATAGAGCATTTCTTGCTGGCACAAACCCAGCAGCTAGCCAACAACGGCGCTTCTTCTGGTATACGACGAGAGTCGCAGCCTCTTAACATATCAGGAGCCCCCAAGTGA